The following coding sequences lie in one Capnocytophaga stomatis genomic window:
- the rplK gene encoding 50S ribosomal protein L11: MAKEISKVVKLQARGGQANPSPPIGPALGAAGVNIMEFCKQFNARTQDKQGKVVPVVITVYKDKSFDFVVKTAPTAVQLLEAAKAKGGSGQPNRKKVASVTWDQVKAIAEDKMPDLNAFTIESAMSMVAGTARSMGITVTGDKPF, translated from the coding sequence ATGGCAAAAGAAATTAGTAAAGTAGTTAAGCTACAAGCTCGGGGAGGTCAAGCGAATCCGTCGCCACCAATTGGACCCGCTTTAGGTGCTGCCGGTGTTAACATTATGGAGTTCTGTAAGCAGTTTAATGCTCGTACACAGGACAAGCAAGGGAAAGTTGTTCCTGTTGTTATCACAGTTTATAAAGACAAATCATTTGATTTTGTAGTTAAAACCGCACCTACTGCAGTTCAGCTATTGGAAGCCGCTAAGGCTAAAGGTGGATCTGGTCAGCCTAACCGTAAAAAGGTAGCAAGCGTCACTTGGGATCAAGTGAAAGCGATTGCAGAAGATAAAATGCCTGATTTGAATGCATTTACAATTGAGTCTGCGATGAGTATGGTTGCTGGTACAGCACGTTCAATGGGAATAACAGTAACTGGAGATAAACCTTTTTAA
- the rplJ gene encoding 50S ribosomal protein L10, which produces MTREEKSLVIENLTAQLTENNIIYVTDLTGLNAEETTNLRRACFKANIKLAVVKNSLLAKAMEASDKEFGELPSVLKGNSTLMFSEVGNAPAKLIKEFRKKSDKLVLKGAFIEEAIFIGANQLEALSSIKSKEEVIGDIIGLLQSPAKNVISALKSGGGKLAGIIKTLSEK; this is translated from the coding sequence ATGACAAGAGAAGAAAAATCATTAGTAATAGAAAATTTGACTGCACAGTTAACTGAAAATAATATTATTTATGTAACTGACCTAACAGGGTTAAATGCAGAAGAAACAACAAACTTGCGTAGAGCTTGTTTTAAGGCTAATATCAAATTAGCAGTTGTAAAAAATTCATTGCTGGCTAAAGCAATGGAGGCTTCTGATAAAGAGTTTGGTGAATTACCATCAGTTCTTAAAGGCAATAGCACTTTGATGTTTTCAGAGGTAGGAAATGCTCCTGCAAAATTGATTAAAGAGTTCAGAAAAAAATCAGATAAATTGGTTTTAAAAGGAGCTTTTATTGAGGAGGCTATTTTTATTGGAGCAAATCAATTGGAAGCATTATCTTCTATAAAATCAAAAGAAGAGGTTATTGGAGATATCATCGGATTATTGCAATCGCCTGCTAAAAACGTTATTTCTGCTCTTAAATCAGGAGGAGGAAAATTGGCAGGAATCATCAAAACCTTATCAGAAAAATAA
- the rplL gene encoding 50S ribosomal protein L7/L12, translating to MADLKNFAEQLVNLTVKEVNELAQILKDEYGIEPAAAAVAVAAGPAAGGEAAAEKTEFDVFLKSAGANKLAVVKLVKELTGLGLKEAKEVVDGAPSKIKEAVSKDEAEGLKKSLEEAGAEVELK from the coding sequence ATGGCAGATTTAAAAAATTTCGCAGAACAATTAGTAAATTTAACAGTTAAAGAAGTAAACGAGCTTGCTCAAATTTTGAAAGACGAGTACGGAATTGAGCCAGCTGCAGCAGCAGTAGCAGTAGCAGCAGGTCCTGCAGCAGGAGGAGAGGCAGCAGCTGAGAAAACAGAATTTGACGTATTCTTGAAATCAGCAGGAGCTAACAAATTGGCTGTAGTTAAATTGGTAAAAGAGTTAACTGGTCTTGGACTTAAAGAAGCGAAAGAAGTAGTTGACGGAGCTCCTTCAAAAATCAAAGAAGCAGTATCTAAAGATGAGGCTGAAGGTCTTAAAAAATCTTTAGAAGAAGCTGGAGCTGAAGTAGAATTGAAATAA
- the secE gene encoding preprotein translocase subunit SecE yields MINYIKESYEELKNHVTWPALADAQREMVVVVVFSILFSLLIWGMDSFFEWVMALYFNFMK; encoded by the coding sequence ATGATTAACTATATTAAGGAGTCTTACGAGGAATTAAAAAATCATGTTACTTGGCCAGCATTGGCAGATGCACAGCGAGAAATGGTTGTTGTTGTTGTGTTTTCGATTTTGTTCTCACTTCTCATATGGGGTATGGATTCTTTTTTTGAATGGGTAATGGCTTTGTATTTTAACTTTATGAAGTAA
- the nusG gene encoding transcription termination/antitermination protein NusG, with protein MSVVLEKKWYVVKAVTGQENKVKNYIESETSRLGYADYVEEVLVPTEKVVQIRNGKKINKERVHMPGYVMVKANLVGEVIHIIKSIPGVVGFLSETKGGDPLPLRKSDVNRMLGQVDELSENVEVMAIPFVVGETVRVVDGPFNGFNGSVEKVNEEKRKLEVMVKIFGRKTPLELSYMQVEKV; from the coding sequence ATGTCGGTAGTGTTAGAAAAGAAATGGTATGTCGTTAAGGCTGTTACAGGGCAAGAAAATAAAGTTAAAAACTACATAGAAAGCGAGACATCTCGTCTGGGATATGCTGACTATGTGGAGGAAGTTTTGGTGCCTACAGAAAAAGTTGTTCAAATTCGTAATGGGAAGAAGATAAATAAGGAAAGAGTGCATATGCCTGGTTATGTGATGGTAAAAGCGAATCTTGTAGGAGAGGTTATACACATTATTAAATCAATACCTGGGGTTGTTGGCTTTCTGAGTGAAACAAAAGGTGGAGATCCTCTTCCGTTACGCAAGTCGGATGTGAACCGAATGTTGGGGCAGGTGGATGAACTTTCTGAAAATGTAGAAGTAATGGCCATCCCTTTTGTAGTTGGAGAAACGGTAAGAGTTGTTGATGGTCCTTTTAACGGATTTAATGGTTCCGTAGAGAAGGTTAATGAAGAGAAGCGTAAGTTGGAAGTGATGGTTAAAATTTTTGGAAGAAAAACACCGTTAGAACTGAGCTATATGCAGGTTGAGAAAGTATAA
- the rplA gene encoding 50S ribosomal protein L1 has protein sequence MAKLTKKHKEALSKVDYNKLYSLTEASTLLKEITYTKFDASVDIAVRLGVDPRKANQMVRGVVTLPHGTGKDVKVLALVTPDKEAEAKAAGADYVGLDEYLQKIKDGWTDVDVIVTMPSVMGKLGPLGRVLGPRGLMPNPKTGTVTMEIGKAVQEVKSGKIDFRVDKTGIVHAAIGKISFTADKIVENASELIQTLIKLKPTAAKGTYVKSIYISTTMSPSVPVDTKSV, from the coding sequence ATGGCAAAATTGACAAAGAAACACAAAGAGGCTTTATCTAAGGTTGACTACAATAAATTGTACTCATTGACTGAGGCTTCTACATTATTGAAAGAAATCACTTACACAAAGTTTGACGCCTCTGTAGATATCGCAGTACGTTTGGGAGTTGATCCTCGTAAAGCCAATCAAATGGTAAGAGGGGTTGTAACGCTTCCTCACGGAACAGGAAAAGATGTTAAGGTTCTTGCTTTGGTTACTCCTGATAAAGAAGCTGAGGCAAAGGCTGCAGGTGCAGACTATGTGGGATTAGATGAATATCTACAAAAAATTAAGGATGGTTGGACAGATGTAGATGTTATCGTTACAATGCCAAGTGTTATGGGTAAATTGGGACCATTAGGACGTGTTTTAGGTCCGCGTGGTTTGATGCCTAACCCTAAAACAGGTACTGTAACAATGGAGATAGGTAAAGCTGTTCAAGAGGTAAAATCAGGTAAAATTGATTTCCGTGTTGACAAGACAGGAATTGTTCACGCTGCAATAGGAAAGATTTCATTCACAGCAGATAAAATTGTTGAAAACGCAAGTGAATTAATTCAAACGTTGATAAAATTGAAACCTACAGCTGCTAAAGGAACTTATGTGAAATCTATCTATATTTCAACGACAATGAGTCCTAGTGTGCCTGTTGATACTAAGTCAGTTTAA